One region of Etheostoma spectabile isolate EspeVRDwgs_2016 chromosome 21, UIUC_Espe_1.0, whole genome shotgun sequence genomic DNA includes:
- the ormdl3 gene encoding ORM1-like protein 3 → MNVGTAHSEVNPNTRVMNSRGMWLSYILGIGLLHIILLSIPIASVPVVWTLTNLIHNLCMYLLLHTVKGTPFETPDQGKARLLTHWEQMDYGVQFTASRKFLTITPIVLYILTSFYTKYDRVHFMVNTVSLLTVLIPKLPQLHGVRIFGINKY, encoded by the exons ATGAACGTGGGCACGGCGCACAGCGAGGTGAACCCCAACACCCGAGTGATGAACAGCAGAGGGATGTGGCTGTCTTACATCCTGGGCATCGGCCTCCTGCACATCATCCTGCTCAGCATTCCCATCGCCAGCGTACCCGTGGTCTGGACCCTCACCAACCTCATTCACAATCTG TGCATGTACCTCCTACTTCACACGGTCAAAGGGACGCCCTTCGAGACCCCAGATCAGGGCAAGGCTCGTCTGCTCACACACTGGGAGCAAATGGACTATGGTGTGCAGTTCACTGCTTCACGCAAGTTCCTCACCATCACGCCCATTGTTCT GTATATACTAACCAGCTTCTACACCAAATACGATCGGGTCCATTTTATGGTCAACACCGTTTCCCTGCTCACTGTACTCATCCCCAAGCTGCCCCAGCTGCACGGCGTGAGGATCTTTGGGATTAATAAGTACTGA